A single Orcinus orca chromosome 2, mOrcOrc1.1, whole genome shotgun sequence DNA region contains:
- the PLCB2 gene encoding 1-phosphatidylinositol 4,5-bisphosphate phosphodiesterase beta-2 isoform X4, with protein sequence MMPTLDPENTHGFTAPQTPGVRAHLAHQHLSHPLSFLGRSQTPVCHAPQQQGRRQLSKCELKETTIASPVILRVDPKGYYLYWTYQNKEMEFLDITSIRDTRFGKFAKMPKSQKLRDVFNMDFPDNNFLLKTLTVVSGPDMVDLTFHNFVSYKENVGKDWAEDVLALAKHPLMANASRSTFLDKSLVKLKMQLNPEGKIPVKNFFQMFPADRKRVEAALSACHLPKGKNDAINPEDFPESVYKSFLMSLCPRPEIDEIFTSYHAKAKPYMTKEHLAKFINQKQRDSRLNSLLFPLARPDQVQGLIDKYEPRGINVQRGQLSPEGMVWLLCGPENSVLAQDKLLLHHDMMQPLNHYFINSSHNTYLTAGQFSGLSSAEMYRQVLLAGCRCVELDCWKGKPPDEEPIITHGFTMTTDIYFKEAIEAIAESAFKTSPYPVILSFENHVDSPRQQAKMAEYCRTIFGDMLLTEPLEKFPLKPGIPLPSPEDLRGKILIKNKKNQFAGPPAPSQEPGGEAEGSGPPNVPVGEDTAWAGEEGAELEEEEVEEEEEESGNLDEEGMKKMQSDEGTAGLEVTAYKEMSSLVNYVQPTKFISFESSARELACGGEKNRSYVISSFTELKAYDLLSKSSVQFVDYNKRQMSRIYPKGTRMDSSNYMPQMFWNAGCQMVALNFQTMDLPMQQNMALFEFNGQSGYLLKHEFMRRLDKQFNPFSVDRIDVVVATTLSITVISGQFLSERSVRTYVEVELFGLPGDPKRRYRTKLSPSTNSINPVWKEEPFVFEKILMPELASLRVAVMEDGNKFLGHRIIPINALNSGYHHLCLHSESNMPLTMPALFVFLEMKDYVPDTWADLTVALANPIKFFSAHDKKSVKLKEAMGGLPENPFPLGSPVARQVNGASALPSNGSAAQAKAREEATKDAAEPRTASLEELRELKSVVKLQRRHEKELRELERRGARRWEELLQRGAAQRAELRPPGAGGGGEGRGRKLGPGKGSRKNRTPPGEDPAGSAPAEGPEGAGAHLRELRDRLELELLQQGEEQCECVRRCRAQQVAEQMTKMMELAREKQAAELKTLKETLETDTKEVKKKLEAKRLDRIQAMMKVTTDKMAQERLKREINNSHIQEVVQVLKQMTENLERHQEKLEEKQAACLEQIREMEKQFQQEALAQYEAKMKGLEVEVKESVRTCLRACLPSAEEDKPERPCRVSRELCEQDALTEKTDAEETLL encoded by the exons ATGAT GCCCACTCTGGACCCAGAAAATACTCACGGGTTCACTGCCCCACAGACTCCGGGGGTTCGGGCTCACCTAGCACACCAGCATCTCTCTCACCCGCTCAGTTTCCTGGGCAGGAGTCAGACCCCAGTTTGTCATGCACCACAACAGCAGGGGCGACGACAGCTCTCCAAGTGCGAGCTTAAG GAAACAACAATAGCCTCCCCGGTTATCCTCCGTGTGGATCCCAAGGGCTACTACTTGTACTGGACGTATCAGAATAAG GAGATGGAGTTTCTGGATATCACCAGCATCCGGGACACCCGCTTTGGGAAGTTTGCCAAGATGCCCAAG AGCCAGAAGCTCCGGGATGTCTTCAACATGGACTTTCCTGACAACAACTTCCTGCTGAAGACGCTCACCGTGGTGTCTGGCCCCGACATGGTGGACCTCACCTTCCATAACTTCGTCTCCTACAAAGAGAACGTGGGCAAG GACTGGGCTGAAGATGTCCTGGCTCTGGCCAAGCACCCGCTGATGGCCAATGCCTCCCGCAGCACCTTCCTGGACAAGAG CCTGGTGAAACTCAAGATGCAGCTCAACCCTGAAGGAAAGATTCCTGTGAAGAA tTTTTTCCAGATGTTTCCTGCTGACCGCAAGCGGGTGGAAGCTGCCCTCAGCGCCTgccacctcccaaaaggcaag AATGATGCCATCAATCCCGAGGACTTCCCAGAATCCGTCTACAAGAGTTTCCTCATGAGCCTTTGTCCTCGGCCAGAAATAGATGAGATCTTCACTTCCTA CCACGCCAAGGCCAAACCCTACATGACTAAGGAGCACCTGGCCAAATTCATCAACCAGAAACAGCGCGACTCCAGGCTCAACTCCCTGCTGTTCCCGCTTGCGCGGCCTGACCAGGTGCAGGGCCTCATCGACAAGTACGAGCCCAGAGGCATCAACGTGCAGAGGG GCCAGCTGTCCCCCGAGGGCATGGTATGGTTACTCTGCGGGCCAGAGAACAGCGTGCTGGCCCAGGACAAGTTGCTGCTGCACCACGACATGATGCAGCCGCTCAACCATTACTTCATCAACTCCTCCCACAACACCTACCTGACAG CCGGCCAGTTCTCAGGCCTCTCCTCCGCCGAGATGTACCGCCAGGTGCTGCTGGCGGGCTGCCGCTGCGTGGAGCTGGACTGCTGGAAGGGGAAGCCCCCTGACGAGGAGCCCATTATCACCCACGGCTTCACCATGACCACAGACATCTATTTCAAG gaagcaaTTGAAGCTATTGCAGAAAGTGCCTTTAAGACCTCCCCTTATCCGGTCATCCTGTCGTTTGAAAACCACGTGGACTC ACCCCGCCAACAGGCTAAGATGGCCGAGTACTGCCGAACGATATTTGGGGATATGCTGCTCACAGAGCCACTGGAAAAGTTCCCA CTGAAACCAGGCatccccctgcccagccctgagGATCTCCGAGGCAAGATCCTCATCAAGAACAAGAAGAACCAGTTTGCTggtcccccagctcccagccaggAGCCGGgtggggaggctgaggggagCGGCCCACCCAATGTCCCTGTGGGTGAGGACACAG CGTGGGCTGGTGAGGAAGGGGctgagctggaggaggaggaggtggaagaggaagaggaggagtcGGGAAACCTGGATGAAGAAGGGATGAAGAAGATGCAGTCAGATGAG GGCACAGCGGGCCTGGAGGTGACGGCTTACAAGGAGATGTCCAGCCTAGTCAATTACGTCCAACCCACCAAGTTCATCTCCTTCGAGTCCTCTGCCCGTGAGTTAGCATGCGGTGGTG AGAAGAACCGAAGTTATgtcatttcctccttcacggaGCTCAAGGCTTACGACCTGCTCTCCAAGTCCTCAGTGCAGTTTGTGGA CTACAACAAGCGCCAGATGAGCCGCATCTACCCCAAGGGCACCCGCATGGACTCCTCCAACTACATGCCCCAGATGTTCTGGAATGCTGGTTGCCAGATGGTTGCCCTCAACTTCCAGACGATGG ACCTGCCCATGCAGCAGAACATGGCACTCTTTGAGTTCAACGGGCAGAGTGGCTACCTCCTCAAGCATGAGTTCATGCGCCGGTTGGACAAGCAGTTCAACCCCTTCTCGGTGGACCGCATCGACGTGGTGGTAGCCACCACCCTTTCCATTACG GTGATCTCTGGGCAGTTCCTGTCAGAACGCAGTGTGCGCACCTATGTGGAAGTGGAGCTGTTTGGCCTTCCTGGGGACCCCAAGAGGCGCTATCGCACCAAGCTGTCACCCAGTACCAATTCCATCAATCCTGTCTGGAAGGAGGAGCCCTTTGTCTTTGAAAAG ATCTTGATGCCTGAGCTGGCCTCCCTCAGGGTGGCTGTGATGGAGGACGGCAACAAGTTTCTTGGACACCGCATCATCCCCATCAATGCCCTGAATTCTG GATACCACCACCTGTGCCTGCACAGCGAGAGCAACATGCCGCTCACCATGCCTGCACTCTTTGTCTTCCTGGAGATGAAGGACTATGTACCTGACACCTGGGCAG ATCTCACAGTGGCCCTCGCCAATCCCATCAAGTTCTTCAGTGCTCATGATAAGAAGTCTGTGAAGCTCAAGGAAGCCATGGGAGGCCTGCCTGAG AATCCCTTCCCTCTCGGGAGTCCAGTTGCCCGCCAGGTCAATGGGGCATCAGCTTTACCGAGCAACGGGTCAGCAG CCCAGGCCAAGGCCAGGGAGGAGGCCACGAAAGACGCTGCGG AGCCGCGGACCGCTAGCCTGGAGGAGCTGCGGGAGCTGAAGAGCGTCGTGAAGCTGCAGCGGCGGCACGAGAAGGAGCTGCGGGAGCTGGAGCGGCGCGGCGCGCGGCGCTGGGAGGAGCTGCTGCAGAGGGGCGCGGCGCAGCGGGCCGAGCTCCGGCCGCCGGGCGCTGGGGGCGGCGGCGAGGGCCGGGGCCGCAAGCTCGGCCCGGGGAAAGGCTCCCGCAAAAACAG GACCCCGCCGGGCGAGGACCCCGCCGGGTCGGCGCCGGCCGAAGGCCCCGAGGGCGCGGGCGCGCATCTGCGAGAGCTGAGGGAcaggctggagctggagctgctgcAGCAGGGCGAGGAGCAGTGCGAGTGTGTCCGGAGGTGCAGGGCGCAGCAAGTGGCCGAG CAAATGACCAAGATGATGGAGCTGGCCAGAGAGAAACAGGCTGCAGAGCTGAAGACCCTCAAGGAGACTTTGGAGAC TGACACCAAAGAGGTGAAGAAAAAGCTGGAGGCCAAGAGGCTGGATCGGATCCAGGCCATGATGAAGGTCACCACAGACAAGATGGCTCAGGAGAG GTTGAAGAGAGAGATTAACAACTCCCACATCCAGGAGGTGGTGCAGGTCCTCAAGCAG ATGACGGAGAACCTGGAGAGGCACCAGGAGAAGCTGGAAGAGAAGCAGGCAGCCTGCCTGGAACAGATCCGGGAGATGGAAAAGCAG TTCCAGCAGGAGGCGCTGGCACAGTACGAGGCCAAGATGAAGGGCCTGGAGGTGGAAGTGAAGGAGTCGGTGAGGACCTGCCTCAGGGCCTGCTTGCCCTCTGCGGAGGAGGACAAGCCTGAGAGGCCCTGCAGGGTCTCCAGGGAGCTGTGTGAGCAGGATGCACTCACAGAGAAGACAGACGCCGAGGAGACCCTCCTCTGA
- the PLCB2 gene encoding 1-phosphatidylinositol 4,5-bisphosphate phosphodiesterase beta-2 isoform X1, translating to MMPTLDPENTHGFTAPQTPGVRAHLAHQHLSHPLSFLGRSQTPVCHAPQQQGRRQLSKCELKETTIASPVILRVDPKGYYLYWTYQNKEMEFLDITSIRDTRFGKFAKMPKSQKLRDVFNMDFPDNNFLLKTLTVVSGPDMVDLTFHNFVSYKENVGKDWAEDVLALAKHPLMANASRSTFLDKSLVKLKMQLNPEGKIPVKNFFQMFPADRKRVEAALSACHLPKGKNDAINPEDFPESVYKSFLMSLCPRPEIDEIFTSYHAKAKPYMTKEHLAKFINQKQRDSRLNSLLFPLARPDQVQGLIDKYEPRGINVQRGQLSPEGMVWLLCGPENSVLAQDKLLLHHDMMQPLNHYFINSSHNTYLTAGQFSGLSSAEMYRQVLLAGCRCVELDCWKGKPPDEEPIITHGFTMTTDIYFKEAIEAIAESAFKTSPYPVILSFENHVDSPRQQAKMAEYCRTIFGDMLLTEPLEKFPLKPGIPLPSPEDLRGKILIKNKKNQFAGPPAPSQEPGGEAEGSGPPNVPVGEDTAWAGEEGAELEEEEVEEEEEESGNLDEEGMKKMQSDEGTAGLEVTAYKEMSSLVNYVQPTKFISFESSARELACGGEKNRSYVISSFTELKAYDLLSKSSVQFVDYNKRQMSRIYPKGTRMDSSNYMPQMFWNAGCQMVALNFQTMDLPMQQNMALFEFNGQSGYLLKHEFMRRLDKQFNPFSVDRIDVVVATTLSITVISGQFLSERSVRTYVEVELFGLPGDPKRRYRTKLSPSTNSINPVWKEEPFVFEKILMPELASLRVAVMEDGNKFLGHRIIPINALNSGYHHLCLHSESNMPLTMPALFVFLEMKDYVPDTWADLTVALANPIKFFSAHDKKSVKLKEAMGGLPENPFPLGSPVARQVNGASALPSNGSAAAQAKAREEATKDAAAEPRTASLEELRELKSVVKLQRRHEKELRELERRGARRWEELLQRGAAQRAELRPPGAGGGGEGRGRKLGPGKGSRKNRTPPGEDPAGSAPAEGPEGAGAHLRELRDRLELELLQQGEEQCECVRRCRAQQVAEQMTKMMELAREKQAAELKTLKETLETDTKEVKKKLEAKRLDRIQAMMKVTTDKMAQERLKREINNSHIQEVVQVLKQMTENLERHQEKLEEKQAACLEQIREMEKQFQQEALAQYEAKMKGLEVEVKESVRTCLRACLPSAEEDKPERPCRVSRELCEQDALTEKTDAEETLL from the exons ATGAT GCCCACTCTGGACCCAGAAAATACTCACGGGTTCACTGCCCCACAGACTCCGGGGGTTCGGGCTCACCTAGCACACCAGCATCTCTCTCACCCGCTCAGTTTCCTGGGCAGGAGTCAGACCCCAGTTTGTCATGCACCACAACAGCAGGGGCGACGACAGCTCTCCAAGTGCGAGCTTAAG GAAACAACAATAGCCTCCCCGGTTATCCTCCGTGTGGATCCCAAGGGCTACTACTTGTACTGGACGTATCAGAATAAG GAGATGGAGTTTCTGGATATCACCAGCATCCGGGACACCCGCTTTGGGAAGTTTGCCAAGATGCCCAAG AGCCAGAAGCTCCGGGATGTCTTCAACATGGACTTTCCTGACAACAACTTCCTGCTGAAGACGCTCACCGTGGTGTCTGGCCCCGACATGGTGGACCTCACCTTCCATAACTTCGTCTCCTACAAAGAGAACGTGGGCAAG GACTGGGCTGAAGATGTCCTGGCTCTGGCCAAGCACCCGCTGATGGCCAATGCCTCCCGCAGCACCTTCCTGGACAAGAG CCTGGTGAAACTCAAGATGCAGCTCAACCCTGAAGGAAAGATTCCTGTGAAGAA tTTTTTCCAGATGTTTCCTGCTGACCGCAAGCGGGTGGAAGCTGCCCTCAGCGCCTgccacctcccaaaaggcaag AATGATGCCATCAATCCCGAGGACTTCCCAGAATCCGTCTACAAGAGTTTCCTCATGAGCCTTTGTCCTCGGCCAGAAATAGATGAGATCTTCACTTCCTA CCACGCCAAGGCCAAACCCTACATGACTAAGGAGCACCTGGCCAAATTCATCAACCAGAAACAGCGCGACTCCAGGCTCAACTCCCTGCTGTTCCCGCTTGCGCGGCCTGACCAGGTGCAGGGCCTCATCGACAAGTACGAGCCCAGAGGCATCAACGTGCAGAGGG GCCAGCTGTCCCCCGAGGGCATGGTATGGTTACTCTGCGGGCCAGAGAACAGCGTGCTGGCCCAGGACAAGTTGCTGCTGCACCACGACATGATGCAGCCGCTCAACCATTACTTCATCAACTCCTCCCACAACACCTACCTGACAG CCGGCCAGTTCTCAGGCCTCTCCTCCGCCGAGATGTACCGCCAGGTGCTGCTGGCGGGCTGCCGCTGCGTGGAGCTGGACTGCTGGAAGGGGAAGCCCCCTGACGAGGAGCCCATTATCACCCACGGCTTCACCATGACCACAGACATCTATTTCAAG gaagcaaTTGAAGCTATTGCAGAAAGTGCCTTTAAGACCTCCCCTTATCCGGTCATCCTGTCGTTTGAAAACCACGTGGACTC ACCCCGCCAACAGGCTAAGATGGCCGAGTACTGCCGAACGATATTTGGGGATATGCTGCTCACAGAGCCACTGGAAAAGTTCCCA CTGAAACCAGGCatccccctgcccagccctgagGATCTCCGAGGCAAGATCCTCATCAAGAACAAGAAGAACCAGTTTGCTggtcccccagctcccagccaggAGCCGGgtggggaggctgaggggagCGGCCCACCCAATGTCCCTGTGGGTGAGGACACAG CGTGGGCTGGTGAGGAAGGGGctgagctggaggaggaggaggtggaagaggaagaggaggagtcGGGAAACCTGGATGAAGAAGGGATGAAGAAGATGCAGTCAGATGAG GGCACAGCGGGCCTGGAGGTGACGGCTTACAAGGAGATGTCCAGCCTAGTCAATTACGTCCAACCCACCAAGTTCATCTCCTTCGAGTCCTCTGCCCGTGAGTTAGCATGCGGTGGTG AGAAGAACCGAAGTTATgtcatttcctccttcacggaGCTCAAGGCTTACGACCTGCTCTCCAAGTCCTCAGTGCAGTTTGTGGA CTACAACAAGCGCCAGATGAGCCGCATCTACCCCAAGGGCACCCGCATGGACTCCTCCAACTACATGCCCCAGATGTTCTGGAATGCTGGTTGCCAGATGGTTGCCCTCAACTTCCAGACGATGG ACCTGCCCATGCAGCAGAACATGGCACTCTTTGAGTTCAACGGGCAGAGTGGCTACCTCCTCAAGCATGAGTTCATGCGCCGGTTGGACAAGCAGTTCAACCCCTTCTCGGTGGACCGCATCGACGTGGTGGTAGCCACCACCCTTTCCATTACG GTGATCTCTGGGCAGTTCCTGTCAGAACGCAGTGTGCGCACCTATGTGGAAGTGGAGCTGTTTGGCCTTCCTGGGGACCCCAAGAGGCGCTATCGCACCAAGCTGTCACCCAGTACCAATTCCATCAATCCTGTCTGGAAGGAGGAGCCCTTTGTCTTTGAAAAG ATCTTGATGCCTGAGCTGGCCTCCCTCAGGGTGGCTGTGATGGAGGACGGCAACAAGTTTCTTGGACACCGCATCATCCCCATCAATGCCCTGAATTCTG GATACCACCACCTGTGCCTGCACAGCGAGAGCAACATGCCGCTCACCATGCCTGCACTCTTTGTCTTCCTGGAGATGAAGGACTATGTACCTGACACCTGGGCAG ATCTCACAGTGGCCCTCGCCAATCCCATCAAGTTCTTCAGTGCTCATGATAAGAAGTCTGTGAAGCTCAAGGAAGCCATGGGAGGCCTGCCTGAG AATCCCTTCCCTCTCGGGAGTCCAGTTGCCCGCCAGGTCAATGGGGCATCAGCTTTACCGAGCAACGGGTCAGCAG CAGCCCAGGCCAAGGCCAGGGAGGAGGCCACGAAAGACGCTGCGG CAGAGCCGCGGACCGCTAGCCTGGAGGAGCTGCGGGAGCTGAAGAGCGTCGTGAAGCTGCAGCGGCGGCACGAGAAGGAGCTGCGGGAGCTGGAGCGGCGCGGCGCGCGGCGCTGGGAGGAGCTGCTGCAGAGGGGCGCGGCGCAGCGGGCCGAGCTCCGGCCGCCGGGCGCTGGGGGCGGCGGCGAGGGCCGGGGCCGCAAGCTCGGCCCGGGGAAAGGCTCCCGCAAAAACAG GACCCCGCCGGGCGAGGACCCCGCCGGGTCGGCGCCGGCCGAAGGCCCCGAGGGCGCGGGCGCGCATCTGCGAGAGCTGAGGGAcaggctggagctggagctgctgcAGCAGGGCGAGGAGCAGTGCGAGTGTGTCCGGAGGTGCAGGGCGCAGCAAGTGGCCGAG CAAATGACCAAGATGATGGAGCTGGCCAGAGAGAAACAGGCTGCAGAGCTGAAGACCCTCAAGGAGACTTTGGAGAC TGACACCAAAGAGGTGAAGAAAAAGCTGGAGGCCAAGAGGCTGGATCGGATCCAGGCCATGATGAAGGTCACCACAGACAAGATGGCTCAGGAGAG GTTGAAGAGAGAGATTAACAACTCCCACATCCAGGAGGTGGTGCAGGTCCTCAAGCAG ATGACGGAGAACCTGGAGAGGCACCAGGAGAAGCTGGAAGAGAAGCAGGCAGCCTGCCTGGAACAGATCCGGGAGATGGAAAAGCAG TTCCAGCAGGAGGCGCTGGCACAGTACGAGGCCAAGATGAAGGGCCTGGAGGTGGAAGTGAAGGAGTCGGTGAGGACCTGCCTCAGGGCCTGCTTGCCCTCTGCGGAGGAGGACAAGCCTGAGAGGCCCTGCAGGGTCTCCAGGGAGCTGTGTGAGCAGGATGCACTCACAGAGAAGACAGACGCCGAGGAGACCCTCCTCTGA
- the PLCB2 gene encoding 1-phosphatidylinositol 4,5-bisphosphate phosphodiesterase beta-2 isoform X2, which produces MMPTLDPENTHGFTAPQTPGVRAHLAHQHLSHPLSFLGRSQTPVCHAPQQQGRRQLSKCELKETTIASPVILRVDPKGYYLYWTYQNKEMEFLDITSIRDTRFGKFAKMPKSQKLRDVFNMDFPDNNFLLKTLTVVSGPDMVDLTFHNFVSYKENVGKDWAEDVLALAKHPLMANASRSTFLDKSLVKLKMQLNPEGKIPVKNFFQMFPADRKRVEAALSACHLPKGKNDAINPEDFPESVYKSFLMSLCPRPEIDEIFTSYHAKAKPYMTKEHLAKFINQKQRDSRLNSLLFPLARPDQVQGLIDKYEPRGINVQRGQLSPEGMVWLLCGPENSVLAQDKLLLHHDMMQPLNHYFINSSHNTYLTAGQFSGLSSAEMYRQVLLAGCRCVELDCWKGKPPDEEPIITHGFTMTTDIYFKEAIEAIAESAFKTSPYPVILSFENHVDSPRQQAKMAEYCRTIFGDMLLTEPLEKFPLKPGIPLPSPEDLRGKILIKNKKNQFAGPPAPSQEPGGEAEGSGPPNVPVGEDTAWAGEEGAELEEEEVEEEEEESGNLDEEGMKKMQSDEGTAGLEVTAYKEMSSLVNYVQPTKFISFESSARELACGGEKNRSYVISSFTELKAYDLLSKSSVQFVDYNKRQMSRIYPKGTRMDSSNYMPQMFWNAGCQMVALNFQTMDLPMQQNMALFEFNGQSGYLLKHEFMRRLDKQFNPFSVDRIDVVVATTLSITVISGQFLSERSVRTYVEVELFGLPGDPKRRYRTKLSPSTNSINPVWKEEPFVFEKILMPELASLRVAVMEDGNKFLGHRIIPINALNSGYHHLCLHSESNMPLTMPALFVFLEMKDYVPDTWADLTVALANPIKFFSAHDKKSVKLKEAMGGLPENPFPLGSPVARQVNGASALPSNGSAAAQAKAREEATKDAAEPRTASLEELRELKSVVKLQRRHEKELRELERRGARRWEELLQRGAAQRAELRPPGAGGGGEGRGRKLGPGKGSRKNRTPPGEDPAGSAPAEGPEGAGAHLRELRDRLELELLQQGEEQCECVRRCRAQQVAEQMTKMMELAREKQAAELKTLKETLETDTKEVKKKLEAKRLDRIQAMMKVTTDKMAQERLKREINNSHIQEVVQVLKQMTENLERHQEKLEEKQAACLEQIREMEKQFQQEALAQYEAKMKGLEVEVKESVRTCLRACLPSAEEDKPERPCRVSRELCEQDALTEKTDAEETLL; this is translated from the exons ATGAT GCCCACTCTGGACCCAGAAAATACTCACGGGTTCACTGCCCCACAGACTCCGGGGGTTCGGGCTCACCTAGCACACCAGCATCTCTCTCACCCGCTCAGTTTCCTGGGCAGGAGTCAGACCCCAGTTTGTCATGCACCACAACAGCAGGGGCGACGACAGCTCTCCAAGTGCGAGCTTAAG GAAACAACAATAGCCTCCCCGGTTATCCTCCGTGTGGATCCCAAGGGCTACTACTTGTACTGGACGTATCAGAATAAG GAGATGGAGTTTCTGGATATCACCAGCATCCGGGACACCCGCTTTGGGAAGTTTGCCAAGATGCCCAAG AGCCAGAAGCTCCGGGATGTCTTCAACATGGACTTTCCTGACAACAACTTCCTGCTGAAGACGCTCACCGTGGTGTCTGGCCCCGACATGGTGGACCTCACCTTCCATAACTTCGTCTCCTACAAAGAGAACGTGGGCAAG GACTGGGCTGAAGATGTCCTGGCTCTGGCCAAGCACCCGCTGATGGCCAATGCCTCCCGCAGCACCTTCCTGGACAAGAG CCTGGTGAAACTCAAGATGCAGCTCAACCCTGAAGGAAAGATTCCTGTGAAGAA tTTTTTCCAGATGTTTCCTGCTGACCGCAAGCGGGTGGAAGCTGCCCTCAGCGCCTgccacctcccaaaaggcaag AATGATGCCATCAATCCCGAGGACTTCCCAGAATCCGTCTACAAGAGTTTCCTCATGAGCCTTTGTCCTCGGCCAGAAATAGATGAGATCTTCACTTCCTA CCACGCCAAGGCCAAACCCTACATGACTAAGGAGCACCTGGCCAAATTCATCAACCAGAAACAGCGCGACTCCAGGCTCAACTCCCTGCTGTTCCCGCTTGCGCGGCCTGACCAGGTGCAGGGCCTCATCGACAAGTACGAGCCCAGAGGCATCAACGTGCAGAGGG GCCAGCTGTCCCCCGAGGGCATGGTATGGTTACTCTGCGGGCCAGAGAACAGCGTGCTGGCCCAGGACAAGTTGCTGCTGCACCACGACATGATGCAGCCGCTCAACCATTACTTCATCAACTCCTCCCACAACACCTACCTGACAG CCGGCCAGTTCTCAGGCCTCTCCTCCGCCGAGATGTACCGCCAGGTGCTGCTGGCGGGCTGCCGCTGCGTGGAGCTGGACTGCTGGAAGGGGAAGCCCCCTGACGAGGAGCCCATTATCACCCACGGCTTCACCATGACCACAGACATCTATTTCAAG gaagcaaTTGAAGCTATTGCAGAAAGTGCCTTTAAGACCTCCCCTTATCCGGTCATCCTGTCGTTTGAAAACCACGTGGACTC ACCCCGCCAACAGGCTAAGATGGCCGAGTACTGCCGAACGATATTTGGGGATATGCTGCTCACAGAGCCACTGGAAAAGTTCCCA CTGAAACCAGGCatccccctgcccagccctgagGATCTCCGAGGCAAGATCCTCATCAAGAACAAGAAGAACCAGTTTGCTggtcccccagctcccagccaggAGCCGGgtggggaggctgaggggagCGGCCCACCCAATGTCCCTGTGGGTGAGGACACAG CGTGGGCTGGTGAGGAAGGGGctgagctggaggaggaggaggtggaagaggaagaggaggagtcGGGAAACCTGGATGAAGAAGGGATGAAGAAGATGCAGTCAGATGAG GGCACAGCGGGCCTGGAGGTGACGGCTTACAAGGAGATGTCCAGCCTAGTCAATTACGTCCAACCCACCAAGTTCATCTCCTTCGAGTCCTCTGCCCGTGAGTTAGCATGCGGTGGTG AGAAGAACCGAAGTTATgtcatttcctccttcacggaGCTCAAGGCTTACGACCTGCTCTCCAAGTCCTCAGTGCAGTTTGTGGA CTACAACAAGCGCCAGATGAGCCGCATCTACCCCAAGGGCACCCGCATGGACTCCTCCAACTACATGCCCCAGATGTTCTGGAATGCTGGTTGCCAGATGGTTGCCCTCAACTTCCAGACGATGG ACCTGCCCATGCAGCAGAACATGGCACTCTTTGAGTTCAACGGGCAGAGTGGCTACCTCCTCAAGCATGAGTTCATGCGCCGGTTGGACAAGCAGTTCAACCCCTTCTCGGTGGACCGCATCGACGTGGTGGTAGCCACCACCCTTTCCATTACG GTGATCTCTGGGCAGTTCCTGTCAGAACGCAGTGTGCGCACCTATGTGGAAGTGGAGCTGTTTGGCCTTCCTGGGGACCCCAAGAGGCGCTATCGCACCAAGCTGTCACCCAGTACCAATTCCATCAATCCTGTCTGGAAGGAGGAGCCCTTTGTCTTTGAAAAG ATCTTGATGCCTGAGCTGGCCTCCCTCAGGGTGGCTGTGATGGAGGACGGCAACAAGTTTCTTGGACACCGCATCATCCCCATCAATGCCCTGAATTCTG GATACCACCACCTGTGCCTGCACAGCGAGAGCAACATGCCGCTCACCATGCCTGCACTCTTTGTCTTCCTGGAGATGAAGGACTATGTACCTGACACCTGGGCAG ATCTCACAGTGGCCCTCGCCAATCCCATCAAGTTCTTCAGTGCTCATGATAAGAAGTCTGTGAAGCTCAAGGAAGCCATGGGAGGCCTGCCTGAG AATCCCTTCCCTCTCGGGAGTCCAGTTGCCCGCCAGGTCAATGGGGCATCAGCTTTACCGAGCAACGGGTCAGCAG CAGCCCAGGCCAAGGCCAGGGAGGAGGCCACGAAAGACGCTGCGG AGCCGCGGACCGCTAGCCTGGAGGAGCTGCGGGAGCTGAAGAGCGTCGTGAAGCTGCAGCGGCGGCACGAGAAGGAGCTGCGGGAGCTGGAGCGGCGCGGCGCGCGGCGCTGGGAGGAGCTGCTGCAGAGGGGCGCGGCGCAGCGGGCCGAGCTCCGGCCGCCGGGCGCTGGGGGCGGCGGCGAGGGCCGGGGCCGCAAGCTCGGCCCGGGGAAAGGCTCCCGCAAAAACAG GACCCCGCCGGGCGAGGACCCCGCCGGGTCGGCGCCGGCCGAAGGCCCCGAGGGCGCGGGCGCGCATCTGCGAGAGCTGAGGGAcaggctggagctggagctgctgcAGCAGGGCGAGGAGCAGTGCGAGTGTGTCCGGAGGTGCAGGGCGCAGCAAGTGGCCGAG CAAATGACCAAGATGATGGAGCTGGCCAGAGAGAAACAGGCTGCAGAGCTGAAGACCCTCAAGGAGACTTTGGAGAC TGACACCAAAGAGGTGAAGAAAAAGCTGGAGGCCAAGAGGCTGGATCGGATCCAGGCCATGATGAAGGTCACCACAGACAAGATGGCTCAGGAGAG GTTGAAGAGAGAGATTAACAACTCCCACATCCAGGAGGTGGTGCAGGTCCTCAAGCAG ATGACGGAGAACCTGGAGAGGCACCAGGAGAAGCTGGAAGAGAAGCAGGCAGCCTGCCTGGAACAGATCCGGGAGATGGAAAAGCAG TTCCAGCAGGAGGCGCTGGCACAGTACGAGGCCAAGATGAAGGGCCTGGAGGTGGAAGTGAAGGAGTCGGTGAGGACCTGCCTCAGGGCCTGCTTGCCCTCTGCGGAGGAGGACAAGCCTGAGAGGCCCTGCAGGGTCTCCAGGGAGCTGTGTGAGCAGGATGCACTCACAGAGAAGACAGACGCCGAGGAGACCCTCCTCTGA